Below is a genomic region from Paenibacillus rhizovicinus.
CGGCGCACGCGAAGTCCGGTTGCCGGCAAGCACGCATGCCTGGTCTATCTGGCTGCCAGCAAGAAACTGATCATTCGATCACCCAGGGAAAGAAACCGGTTCGTTGGCTTCATTCAAGGCGGGACGCTCTTGTTCCGCAAGCGTGTCACCCGGAACGTACGCTTCTCGGATATCTCTCTTGGCGAAGACGTTAAATTTCTGCGCGATTGTACGCGTAAAGGCTATTCCATCTACGCCACTTCTCCCTACAACTACGTCTATGTCCGCAGAAAAGATAAACGCACCCATACATGGCGAGTGCCCGACCGCCGCTTCTTGGCCGGCAGCCGGCCCGTCGCCGTGACCGAGCATTTCCGCCGCCTCGCCGTGCGTAAATATTGAATCGGCCGGATGCTTAGATGAGCACTAGCTGCGGAACACGATTCCGAAATTGCACGACTTCATGAATGCCGTACGATTTCAGCAAGTCGAGCGCCTGGCCGAATCCCTGTTCGATGCTGCCGACCCGATGCGCATCCGAGCCCAGCGAGAACCGTTTCCCTCCCAAATCCAAGTACATCTCGATCAAATAGGCGTGCGGATGGATCCACCCTTGCCGAAACAGTCCGGTCGTATTCAGCTCCAGCACTTTCTCCTTGCGTATGATCGTTTTGAACAAGTCGTAGAGAATCGAGCGGCAGCGCTCGTAATCCGGGACGCCGACCATCGTCTTCGTATAACGGGCGACGTAATCGAGATGGGCAACCACATCGTAATTATCCATCCGTTCGACGGCTTCGCAGACATGTGAGAAGTACTCTGTCAGAATGCGATCCATCGGTTGGTTGACAAAGGCTTCCTCCGAATAATCGACCACGCCGTTATTATGAGCGGAGAGAAGAACAAGATCGAAGGAATAGCGCTCCAGATAATGATTGATGGCTTCGTGATAGTCCTGCCGGTATCCGACCTCGATGCCTTTCCGAATTTCGATATCATGCGTTTGACGCAATTCGGCTACCTCGCGTTCATAGCTGTCCATATCGATCAGGATGTCTTTCTTGAAAAACTTGCAGTCATAATCGAAATGATCCGTCGTCACGACAGCTGGCTTGCCAAGCTTTACGGCATGGGCAACGATATTTCGCAAGGGTTCTTCCGAGTCAGGCGAGTAGCCGGAATGTACGTGCTGATCCACAATCGTTTTGGGTACTTGCATGAACGTAAACCTTCCTTCGCGATGATTCCCTCAATCAGCCACTACCCAATCAATGCCGGAAGAGGTGAGTTTTTCTTTCCACTCAATCGGGGGATCTATATTGCAAATGACGCAATCGATATCATTATACTCCGCATACGTGTACATGGATTTGACGTCGATCTTCGAATGATCGATCACGACATGCACTTTATTCGAACGCTGGACCATCTTTTTCAGAAAATTGCCCTCATCGATGTCATAGGTGGTAATGCCGTCGGCGATCGAATAACCGTTCGCGCCGATGAAAGCCTTATCGATATGGAATTTCTCCAGCAATTCGATCGTCATCGAGCCCGATGCAAACATTTGATCCGTGTCGATCTCACCTCCGAGAAAAATAAGCTTTCCCGTGAAATACCCGGACTTCTTCCGCTCGATGAGACTATTCAATACCTGGATGCATCCGGTGATGATCGTCAGGTTCTTCTTGTTGAATAAATGGTTGGCGATTTGAATCGTCGTCGTACCTACGCCGAGCGCGATCACATCGTAATCGTTGATCAGTTCAACCGCCTTCATGCCAACGCGCTGCTTCTCCTCGATAAAGACGGAGTTGCGATCGCTATACGGCGCTTCGTAAAGGGTGAAGTTCGGCTTGATTCCGCCCCCGTGCACGATAATCAGCTTATTCTCCCGGCTTAATACGTCGAGATCCCGGCGGATCGTCACTTTGGAAACATTCAATTGTTCGGCGAGTTCGTTGACCGTTACTCTGCCCTTGGCATTCAATTCCGCCAAAATCATGCTCATTCGTTCAACCTGCAGCACAATGCTTCACCTACTCCAATAATGTAATCAACCCGAAATACAGCCGATCTGCATTTCGGGTTGATCTACAGATCGAACGATTAATCCAAATAAATGGGATTGGTAAACGCGAATTTACCAAACTTATCATAACATTCGATTCGGACGAATTTCTCGTCTCCGCGTAATTTTTTGCGAAGCGACGTGATATTCTCGCCCAACTCGATTTGATACTGGCGAAGATCGCCGTTCATGTAGATGCGCTCCACCGGCGAACATTCGAAGATGACTTCGTCATTCTCGATGCGGAAATCGTAAATTTCCGGACCTGTCGAGGAGTAGAAGCTGCCTTCGAGCAATGCGCTGATCACGGCGTTCCGCGTCAGCTCGGGAGCTTTGACAACGACCCAGCCGCCGAAGGAGTCGCAGTAGATGGAGTCAAGCGGATAATTGTTGTGATTATCGTCCGTCGCCGTGCCCCACAGCTTCTTGCCTTTGCGCAGCAGCGTCTCCCACATCACGCGGGAATTGCCCATGTTCTCCATCCATTCCGAGCAATGATTGTAAACTTCCAGCGCGAACAGATTCTCGAGCGCATAGACGTCCTCCCATTCTACCGTGGACCAGTGCGGATGGTTAAACATCACGATATTGCCTCGTGCCACCATGTCGTCGATGAATGCCTGCGCCGTCTCAAAGCCTACGAAATCCGGCCAAACGATGGGCTCCATATGCTTGAGCGGCTCTTTCGTCGCCGCTGCCAGGTGCTCGTCCGTCCCCATAATGACATGGAGATGGAAGATTCGGACATCGTCTTTCGGCATGCGAATGCCCACTTCGCTGGCGGGCAGCAGGATGAAATTCGGTTCGTTCTCCTGCTCGAAGTTGGAGAAGAAGTCATGCTCGGAGTGCGCAATGAAATGATACCCTTTTTGCTTATAAGCCTCGCGGAACTGTTCCGGCGTCAGCTTGCCGTCGGATAAGGTGGTATGTCCGTGCAAATTGCCTTTATACCAGCTGCCGCCGTCCATAAATCCGTTTCTTGTCGCCATGTTGATGCTTCTCTCCCTTACTCCGTTTATTTGTTTTCGTCGATGATTTGCTGCGCTGCTGCCGCGGCATGATGGATAACTTCCTTCGGATCCTTCGAGGTGTCGATCATCGCGCCTTTCAGATCGTCTAGAATAACCGTGTACATGGCCTTCCAGTTTTTCTGCCAAGGGCGGCTGTGCGCGAACTGCAGCTGGTCGATCGCCACTTGATATTGCGGTTTTTCTTGCAGCCATTGCTTCATTTCCGGCGTTTCCAGCGAAGACTTGGTCGTCGGCAAGTAGCCCGACGTCTTGAACAAGCTCGTCACGTTCTCGTCGTTCGCCAAGAAGTCAAGGAATTTACCCGCCGCCTTCTTCTGCTCTTCCGTCGCTTTGTCGAGGACGATCATGTTCGCGCCGCCGGTTACGACCACGTTCTTGCCGCCTTCTTGCGGCTGGAAGGCCACCGCGACGTTGAACTTGGCATTCGTGGTCAGATCGCCCATCGCGCCGACCGAATCCAAATCCATGGCCACCTTGCCGTCAAAGAAGTTTTGTTTAATGAGATCGGATTGATTGTCTTGCGCACTGTAGGCGTTAAGCATCGATTTATCGTTAACCATGTCTTGGAATAACTTAATGATGCCGGTTCCCTTGTCGTTATCGAACACGACCTGCGTGCCGTCCTTGTTGACCATCTCGCCGCCATAGGAGTACACGGCAGACTCCCAGTACCAAGCATCGGAATCCCAGTATCCCGAGAATCCATAGATTCCTTTCGCGGGGTTGCTCAGCTTTTTGGCGTATTCATGAAGTTCCGTCCATGTCTTGGGCCCTTTCGGATCCAATCCGGCTGCCTTCAGCATATCGGCATTCATGTACAGAATAGGCGTGCTGCGGTTCATCGGCGCCGCTTTGAACGCGCCGTCTACATAGCTGGATCGAGTCAAGCCTTCGTTATAGTTGGCGATGGTAGCTGGCGACATATATTTGCCTAAATCCGCCGCGATCGGATTATAGCGGGCCAGGAAGGATTCTTCGATTTGGACGATAACGGGCGTGTTCTTCGCAACGAGCGCGGCCTCTAACTTCTCCGCTACGCCGTCATAGCCGCCTTGACCCGACATGACGATTTCAATATCCGGGTTTTGTTCGTTGAATTTTACGATTTCGTCCGCGATCAGCTTGCCGTTGCCGTTGGTCGGATCCCAGATCGACCAGAAATCGACTTTCACTTTCTCTTTGCCTGCTTCAGGAGTAGCTGCATTCGCATTTGCATTCGAACCGGCTTGCGCATTGTCTGATTTGTTCGACGTGCTGGAACAGCCGGTTACGGCGATTGCCGACGCCAAGATACCCATCATTGCTGCGTGCTTCGCATTCCATTTCATTTGTCGCTAGCCTCCACTTGATTTTTATATTAAGGGTTACTTAATACCGTAGACAAAAGCACTCTTAATGAAGCGGTTCGCCGTCAGATAGAGAACGAGCACCGGGATGATCAACATCATGTTGCCTGCCATGACTTCATTCCAATGGGTGACGCCGCGGGTATCGGCAACCAAGCTTTTAACCGTCATCGGCAAGGTTCGTACGGCTTCCGAATTGGTTAGGACGAGCGGCCAGAAGTAGTCGTTCCACTTGCCGATGCAGGTGAACAAGAGGGTGGTCAATAGGAAGGGCTTCGAGATCGGCACCATGAGCCGGGTAATGATCTGCAGCTCGGAGGCTTGGTCGAGCTTGGCGGCATCCAGCAATTCTTCGGGAATTTGCCGGAATGCCTGCGTCAGGAAGAAGATCGTAAAGGACGAGAACACAAATGGGACGATCAGGCCCCAGTAGGTGTCGAGCCAGTGCAAGTCGCTGACCAGCACGTACATGGGGACGAAGCTCACTTGGGTGGGCAGCACCAAGTCGACCAGGACCAGCGCGAAGAGAATACCGGAGAACCTGAACTTCTTCTTGGCAAAGGCATAGGCAGCCGGTATACAAACGAGCAGCTGTCCGAATGCAACGGAGAGCGTGATGATCACGGAGTTCGTCGCGTAATGGAAGAAATGAATATGAATCCATGCCGTCTTGTAGTTGACGAGCTGCGGGACGTGCGGAATCAAGTCCGGCGGGAATTGGATGGATTCCACGTACGTTTTCAGGGAGGTACTCACTACCCAGGCGAACGGGAACGCGAACGTGAGGACTAACGCAAGGAGCATGAGGACGCGCATGGCTTTGACCGTATATCTCATCGTTACTTCATCCTCTTCTATTGATAGTGGACTTTCTTGGCGAAGAAGTAATAATTCGCGATGGCGACGATGCTCACGAACAGCATGAACAGGACCGAGCCCGCGCTTGCTTTACCGATATTGAACTGTAAGAATCCGATCTGATAGATCCAGTACACGACCAAATTCGTCGAATTCTCCGGTCCGCCCTTGGTCATCAAGCTCACGATATCGAATGAACTGAAGGAAGCGATGGTCGCCGTAATGAACATGAAGAACAGCGTCGGCGACAGCAGCGGCAGCGTAATGCGGAACAGTCTTGTAAATCTCCCGGCATTGTCGAGCTTGGCGGCTTCATAAATGTAGCTGGGGATGGACTGCAGTCCTGCGATCACGATCATTACGCTGTAGCCAAGCCCTTTCCAAATGGTGACGATGATGATGGACATTAGCGACGTATCGGGACTCATCATCCATTTGAGCGTCGGCAGTCCAACCTGATGCAGCACGTAGTTGAGAATGCCCCTGCCCGGATCCATCAGCCACATCCACATCACGGTGATGGAGACGCTGGACAGAATGTGCGGCGTGAAGATAATGCTCTGCACGAGATTGTCCACCCATTTGTTCTCCTGAAAGAAGATTCCTAGCAGAAAGGCGAGTACCATCCCGATCACGACGGTAAAGAGGCTGTAATAGAGCGTGTTTCTCATGACCTTCCAGAACACGGGATCATGAAAAATGTTGATGTAGTTTTTCAATCCGACAAAGTGCTTCGTACCTAGCACGGTATCCCAGTTGAGGAAGCTGACCTGCACCGCGAAGATGGCCGGATATAAGGAAAATACGCATACGAGAATGACGGCCGGCGCAATAAGCACATACGGGTTGCGAAGGATTTTATTAACCATACACATGGCTGGCCATTGGATTGCGAGTCACAGTGACACCCTCCATCGATGAGACCTTGTTCAACGCGGATTCGATCAGCTTCGCATCTCTCGTTCGCTGTTCATTGGTATCGAAGTAGTACAGATCATGCTCGGATATGTAGAGTTCGACCCGTTCTCCCGAATCGAAGTCGATTTCGGTCTTCATGATGATCGTGCCGAGGCCGG
It encodes:
- a CDS encoding glycosyltransferase; translation: MSKPGVSIITCTNHPDFLMNILNNYRNQRYARKELIIIINKDSINAKEWRRKAAGYPHVTIYQVPERISLGQCLNCGICRAKYPLITKFDHDDFYSPYYLREQVNALRRTRSPVAGKHACLVYLAASKKLIIRSPRERNRFVGFIQGGTLLFRKRVTRNVRFSDISLGEDVKFLRDCTRKGYSIYATSPYNYVYVRRKDKRTHTWRVPDRRFLAGSRPVAVTEHFRRLAVRKY
- a CDS encoding histidinol-phosphatase HisJ family protein, coding for MQVPKTIVDQHVHSGYSPDSEEPLRNIVAHAVKLGKPAVVTTDHFDYDCKFFKKDILIDMDSYEREVAELRQTHDIEIRKGIEVGYRQDYHEAINHYLERYSFDLVLLSAHNNGVVDYSEEAFVNQPMDRILTEYFSHVCEAVERMDNYDVVAHLDYVARYTKTMVGVPDYERCRSILYDLFKTIIRKEKVLELNTTGLFRQGWIHPHAYLIEMYLDLGGKRFSLGSDAHRVGSIEQGFGQALDLLKSYGIHEVVQFRNRVPQLVLI
- a CDS encoding DeoR/GlpR family DNA-binding transcription regulator is translated as MSMILAELNAKGRVTVNELAEQLNVSKVTIRRDLDVLSRENKLIIVHGGGIKPNFTLYEAPYSDRNSVFIEEKQRVGMKAVELINDYDVIALGVGTTTIQIANHLFNKKNLTIITGCIQVLNSLIERKKSGYFTGKLIFLGGEIDTDQMFASGSMTIELLEKFHIDKAFIGANGYSIADGITTYDIDEGNFLKKMVQRSNKVHVVIDHSKIDVKSMYTYAEYNDIDCVICNIDPPIEWKEKLTSSGIDWVVAD
- a CDS encoding CehA/McbA family metallohydrolase domain-containing protein, whose protein sequence is MATRNGFMDGGSWYKGNLHGHTTLSDGKLTPEQFREAYKQKGYHFIAHSEHDFFSNFEQENEPNFILLPASEVGIRMPKDDVRIFHLHVIMGTDEHLAAATKEPLKHMEPIVWPDFVGFETAQAFIDDMVARGNIVMFNHPHWSTVEWEDVYALENLFALEVYNHCSEWMENMGNSRVMWETLLRKGKKLWGTATDDNHNNYPLDSIYCDSFGGWVVVKAPELTRNAVISALLEGSFYSSTGPEIYDFRIENDEVIFECSPVERIYMNGDLRQYQIELGENITSLRKKLRGDEKFVRIECYDKFGKFAFTNPIYLD
- a CDS encoding ABC transporter substrate-binding protein; amino-acid sequence: MKWNAKHAAMMGILASAIAVTGCSSTSNKSDNAQAGSNANANAATPEAGKEKVKVDFWSIWDPTNGNGKLIADEIVKFNEQNPDIEIVMSGQGGYDGVAEKLEAALVAKNTPVIVQIEESFLARYNPIAADLGKYMSPATIANYNEGLTRSSYVDGAFKAAPMNRSTPILYMNADMLKAAGLDPKGPKTWTELHEYAKKLSNPAKGIYGFSGYWDSDAWYWESAVYSYGGEMVNKDGTQVVFDNDKGTGIIKLFQDMVNDKSMLNAYSAQDNQSDLIKQNFFDGKVAMDLDSVGAMGDLTTNAKFNVAVAFQPQEGGKNVVVTGGANMIVLDKATEEQKKAAGKFLDFLANDENVTSLFKTSGYLPTTKSSLETPEMKQWLQEKPQYQVAIDQLQFAHSRPWQKNWKAMYTVILDDLKGAMIDTSKDPKEVIHHAAAAAQQIIDENK
- a CDS encoding carbohydrate ABC transporter permease → MRYTVKAMRVLMLLALVLTFAFPFAWVVSTSLKTYVESIQFPPDLIPHVPQLVNYKTAWIHIHFFHYATNSVIITLSVAFGQLLVCIPAAYAFAKKKFRFSGILFALVLVDLVLPTQVSFVPMYVLVSDLHWLDTYWGLIVPFVFSSFTIFFLTQAFRQIPEELLDAAKLDQASELQIITRLMVPISKPFLLTTLLFTCIGKWNDYFWPLVLTNSEAVRTLPMTVKSLVADTRGVTHWNEVMAGNMMLIIPVLVLYLTANRFIKSAFVYGIK
- a CDS encoding carbohydrate ABC transporter permease codes for the protein MVNKILRNPYVLIAPAVILVCVFSLYPAIFAVQVSFLNWDTVLGTKHFVGLKNYINIFHDPVFWKVMRNTLYYSLFTVVIGMVLAFLLGIFFQENKWVDNLVQSIIFTPHILSSVSITVMWMWLMDPGRGILNYVLHQVGLPTLKWMMSPDTSLMSIIIVTIWKGLGYSVMIVIAGLQSIPSYIYEAAKLDNAGRFTRLFRITLPLLSPTLFFMFITATIASFSSFDIVSLMTKGGPENSTNLVVYWIYQIGFLQFNIGKASAGSVLFMLFVSIVAIANYYFFAKKVHYQ